Within the Halorhabdus rudnickae genome, the region TTTGGCCTCCTGACGGTCGGAGTTCCGCGGACAGGATCGAACGGCCGACCGGACGAGGAACACAATGGCCGCGGGGCAAACTTACAAGCCGACGGCGCGCGACCACTCGATCATGGCCACGGCGAGTACAGCCGAAAAAGGGTTCGGGCTATCGATCCTCTTCGTCGTCGTCGCACTGCTGGGTGCGCTCGGGATGTTGCTGGGTGCCGAGGATCAACTGATCGCC harbors:
- a CDS encoding DUF7525 family protein, whose protein sequence is MAAGQTYKPTARDHSIMATASTAEKGFGLSILFVVVALLGALGMLLGAEDQLIAATGFAVAIVAGSLSIAVRHVFD